ATCATCGATCTGGGCGTAATGGTACCGACTGACAAGATCCTGGCAGCCGCATTGGAACATAACGTCGATATCATCGGCTTATCGGGCCTGATCACGCCTTCGCTGGATGAAATGGTGGGTGTAGCCAAAGAAATGGAGCGCAGGAACCTGAAAACGCCACTTTTAATTGGCGGTGCCACAACTTCCCGCATTCATACCGCGGTAAAAATTGATCCTAACTATTCCGGACCTGTGATTCACGTGCTCGATGCTTCGCGTTCGGTGCCGGTTGCCGGGAAGTTGATTCAGAGCGAGTCGAGCCAGGCGGGTGTTCTGGCTGATATCAAGGCAGAATATGCCAAGCTGCGCGATGATCATGCGAAGCGCGGGGGTGAGAAGGCACATATCGGTATTGAAAAAGCGCGCGAGAATAAGGCAAAAATCGACTGGTCAAATTTCGTGGCCACTAAGCCGCAATTTCTGGGAACAAGGGTTTATGATGATTACGATCTGGCTGATATTGCCAAATATATTGACTGGACCCCTTTCTTCCAGACCTGGCAACTACACGGGAAGTATCCCAAAATTTTCGAAGACAAAGTGGTTGGTACCGAAGCAATGAAGTTGTTTGAGGATGCAGCCGTGCTTTTAGGAGAAATTATTCGGGATAAAACTTTGAAAGCGAAGGCCGTTATAGGTTTCTGGCCAGCTAATTCTATTCAGGATGATATTGTTTTGCATCACTTTGAAGAAAATAACCGCGAAATTCCTTGCGAGCGTCATGGATCTCATAGTCATATTGAATACAAAATCAGCCAGCAAGGCCAGGATAACCTGAATGCAGGCGAGCTGGTTGCAGATACTGCGACGGTACTGCATCACTTGCGTCAGCAAAGTCAGAAAGCTTCTAACCTGGCCAATTATTGCCTGTCGGACTTTATTGCTCCACTGGAATCGGGTCATATGGACTACCTGGGTGGATTTGCTGTAACTGCCGGGGTTGGTATTGAGGCGTTGGTGGATAAATTCGAAAAGGATCAGGATGATTATAACAGCATCATGGTCAAAGCATTAGCAGACCGCCTTGTGGAAGCACTCGCAGAGTTAATGCATGAAAAAGTGCGGAAGGAGCTTTGGGGTTACGACAAAAGTGAGAGCCTGTCGAACGAAGAGCTGATCAAGGAAGCGTATAAGGGCATCCGTCCGGCTCCGGGTTACCCTGCCTGTCCCGACCACACGGAGAAAAGAATGTTGTTTGATTTGCTTCAGGCAGAAAGTATCGGCATTGAATTGACCGAAAGTTTCGCCATGTATCCCGCCAGCAGCGTCAGCGGGTGGTACTTTTCGCACCCGGAAAGCCGGTATTTCCCAGTCGGAAAGATATATAAGGATCAGGTGGAAGATTACGCAAGAAGAAAAAACATGTCATTAGAAGATACCGAAAAGTGGTTGTCACCGACTCTTGGCTATTAGTTAATTTGATTTTGTAACCGTTTCCTGAGGGAGTGAATTTTTCACTCCCTTTTTTTATTTGGCAAATGCACACTATTTGACTCGAAATCACGTATATAAATCACATAACATGCTACAAACAGGTATTTATACTCTATTTTCTTAGTATTTTCCATAAGACATTTGTATAAAGTTGAAGTAGTAAATAGTCTATTAGCCATGAAAAGAAATATTGCAGTTTTCATTCTCCTGATACTTCTTGCATCTTCATTTAAATACAGAACGAAAGCGAGGGAAAGCAGTCAGCCGTTTTTGCCGGATCGTTTACGGAACATGGTATCTGTGAGTCAGGAAGTTGCACCTTCGTTTGACGAAACTGTGAGTTTATTACAACAGGCTAATCTGGAAATGGCCAATGGGAATCCGGGCCTTTTTAAATCGATGTGGCTTCAAAATGAAGAGATCACATTTTGGGATGATAGCAAAAATGCAGCACTGAAAGGCTGGAAAGCTATTGAGGGTAGCCTGAACAATTCGGAGGAGTCGAGATTGAAGATCGATTCCTATACATTCGAAAAGATCGCCGGAAATGAAGGCGAGCAGCAGGCTTACCTGTTGCAAAAAGAGCACTACAAAATGGTAAACGGGCGAACCAGGGATTTACAGGTAACTGTTGTTTTTCGCAAGGAAAACAACGCCTGGAAAATAGTTCATCGCCATGCAGACAGCGTCGAGGTGATTGCTCAATCAGGCAAAAACGCTAAATGATCTAGTCGGTTCCTATATTTTTAACCTCGTCTTACATACCGATATTTTGTTGTTATTTTGCACCTTTGGGTAAAAGTGACGATTAAATATTTATGGAAAGATTTACGGGACTGCTTGGTATATTGCTGATCCTCGGTATTGCATTTGCAATGTCAAACAACAGAAAAGCAATTAATTACCGTACTGTGGGAGTAGGCCTGGGTCTTCAGTTCGGATTAGCCGTTTTCATTCTTCGCACTGACATTGGTCAGGCAATTTTCCAGTGGCTGGGGGAAAAAGTCCAGAAACTGCTTTCATTCTCAGACAAAGGTGCCGAATTCGTTTTCAGCTCATTGGTAAGGCCCGACTTAATGCAGCGTGCTTTTGGTCCCGGCAACGACTTTGTCTTTTTCTTTAAAATTATTCCTACCATCATTTTCGTGGCTGTTTTGGTAAATATGCTTTATCACCTTGGCATTATGCAGCGCGTGGTTTCTTTTATTGCAAAGGGTGTGTACTGGTTAATGGGCGTGAGCGGAGTAGAAGCGCTTTCCAATGTCGCCAGCACATTTGTAGGACAGGTTGAAGCGCAAATCATGATCAAACCCTATCTGAAGAACATGACCAATTCGGAGCTGATGGCGTCAATGACCGGAAGTTTTGCCTGCATCGCCGGTGGTGTCATGGCAGTATATATTTCGCTTGGTGTACCGGCACCATATCTTATAGCTGCAAGTCTGATGGCTGCGCCAGGTGCCCTGGTGATTTCTAAAATTGTTTTTCCCGAAACACTTCAATCCGATTCCAAGGGTGCAGTTAAGCTGGAAATCCAGAAAACCCACGCCAATTTGCTCGATGCTATTGCCGGCGGCGCAAGTGAAGGTCTGAAAGTCGGTTTTAATGTAATAGCCATGCTGATCGGCTTTATCGCGCTCGTTGCGCTGCTGGACTACCTGCTGGGTTATATAGGTGGATTGTTTTCATTTCCTCAGTTAAGTTTCAACTTTTTGCTTGGAAAACTATTCTCTGTGTTTGCATGGGCAATGGGTGTCCCCGCAAAAGACATCGAAACAGCCGGTTCACTCATGGGTACTAAAATGGTGATCAATGAGTTTGTCGCGTATCTGGACCTGGTAAAAGTTAAAGATTCTCTGGATCCCAAAACGGTAGTCATAACCAGCTTTGCACTTTGCGGTTTTGCCAACTTCAGTTCCATCGCCATCCAGGTTGGGGGCATTGGTGAGCTGGCACCCACCCGCCGCGCCGATCTGGCCAGGCTGGGTTTCAAGGCTTTGATATGCGGAACACTGGCTTCTTATATGTCTGCAACGCTGGCAGGGCTGCTTTTGTAGGCCAGGCAAATTTTCCTGAGATCCTTAGTGGCATGAATATTTCTGTTTGCGCGGTAATTGAATTATCATTAACCGGCAGAAAGTCATTTTCATGAAAAATATCAAACTATACTTTTCCCTTGTTAAAGAGAGTTTCAACGAGTTCATGAATGACAACGGGTTGAAACTGAGCGCCGCACTGTCATATTACACTATATTTTCCCTGGCGCCCATGTTGCTGGTCATCATTTCGGTGTTCAGCATTTTTTTTGGCAGGGAGGCAATTCAAGGTGAGCTTTTTGGTCAGATTAAGGGACTGGTTGGAGCAAGTGCGGCA
This Dyadobacter sp. UC 10 DNA region includes the following protein-coding sequences:
- a CDS encoding NupC/NupG family nucleoside CNT transporter — translated: MERFTGLLGILLILGIAFAMSNNRKAINYRTVGVGLGLQFGLAVFILRTDIGQAIFQWLGEKVQKLLSFSDKGAEFVFSSLVRPDLMQRAFGPGNDFVFFFKIIPTIIFVAVLVNMLYHLGIMQRVVSFIAKGVYWLMGVSGVEALSNVASTFVGQVEAQIMIKPYLKNMTNSELMASMTGSFACIAGGVMAVYISLGVPAPYLIAASLMAAPGALVISKIVFPETLQSDSKGAVKLEIQKTHANLLDAIAGGASEGLKVGFNVIAMLIGFIALVALLDYLLGYIGGLFSFPQLSFNFLLGKLFSVFAWAMGVPAKDIETAGSLMGTKMVINEFVAYLDLVKVKDSLDPKTVVITSFALCGFANFSSIAIQVGGIGELAPTRRADLARLGFKALICGTLASYMSATLAGLLL
- a CDS encoding nuclear transport factor 2 family protein, giving the protein MKRNIAVFILLILLASSFKYRTKARESSQPFLPDRLRNMVSVSQEVAPSFDETVSLLQQANLEMANGNPGLFKSMWLQNEEITFWDDSKNAALKGWKAIEGSLNNSEESRLKIDSYTFEKIAGNEGEQQAYLLQKEHYKMVNGRTRDLQVTVVFRKENNAWKIVHRHADSVEVIAQSGKNAK